The stretch of DNA ATATGTTAGAAGCTAGGGTTAAAAAAATTGAAGAAGACCTGCATACAATAAAAACAGATATAGCGGTCATTAAATCAAATTATTCTTCAAAAGAAGATATTTCCTCTATTAGGATAGAGTTACATCAATCAATATCAGGACAAACTAAGTGGGTGGCAGCAACAATCATTGCAGTCGCT from Limnobaculum xujianqingii encodes:
- a CDS encoding hemolysin XhlA, with translation MAQTFKFDEEKQKRQSLSSPSLQREHEHGGGNGGGNDMLEARVKKIEEDLHTIKTDIAVIKSNYSSKEDISSIRIELHQSISGQTKWVAATIIAVAGASLAVARFIFL